From a region of the Streptomyces sp. NBC_00193 genome:
- a CDS encoding ROK family transcriptional regulator produces MPPTPGDSRAAANAASVLRAVLTHGPLARSDIPKLCGLSPAAVSRQTTALLRAGLLHEHPETEPHAAATGPGRPRIPLDLHTGPLGGPLAAGLHIGVPASTFSLVDLRGRVLARRAFPHAGRSPGSLPAEIAAALGRFLQASNPAGRPLLGVGAALGGWVRPADGTVVRHDALGWRDLPLAAELSDRLGLPVSVDNHARAVAHAEILFGRPEARSSLVHLFIGNVVDAAFGIEGTVHQGPEAAAGDVAHLPVPGSQTPCACGRTGCLQATASDGVLGAEAVRRGIVPEPSVNLLVDAAATGDPRADRLLRERARTVGRAAALLLDVFNPAVMVVAELASILHDGYLDEIRDAAGDRDRYGRRIVAPQAGPAVLPVASATVLLAPLFRDPSRLT; encoded by the coding sequence GTGCCCCCCACCCCCGGTGACAGCCGGGCCGCCGCCAACGCCGCCTCCGTGCTCCGCGCCGTCCTGACCCACGGCCCCCTCGCGCGCAGCGACATCCCGAAGCTCTGCGGTCTCAGCCCGGCCGCCGTGTCCCGGCAGACCACGGCCCTGCTCCGCGCCGGCCTGCTGCACGAGCACCCCGAGACGGAGCCGCACGCCGCGGCGACCGGCCCCGGCCGCCCCCGCATCCCCCTCGACCTGCACACCGGCCCCCTCGGCGGCCCCCTCGCCGCCGGCCTGCACATCGGCGTGCCCGCCTCCACCTTCAGCCTCGTGGACCTGCGCGGCCGCGTCCTGGCCCGCCGCGCCTTCCCGCACGCGGGCCGCTCCCCCGGCAGCCTCCCCGCCGAGATCGCCGCCGCACTCGGCCGGTTCCTCCAGGCCTCCAACCCCGCCGGCCGCCCCCTGCTCGGCGTCGGCGCGGCCCTCGGGGGCTGGGTCCGCCCCGCCGACGGCACCGTGGTCCGCCACGACGCCCTCGGCTGGCGCGACCTCCCCCTCGCCGCCGAGCTCTCCGACCGCCTCGGCCTGCCCGTCTCCGTGGACAACCACGCCCGCGCCGTCGCCCACGCCGAGATCCTCTTCGGCCGCCCGGAGGCCCGCTCCAGCCTCGTCCACCTCTTCATCGGCAACGTCGTCGACGCCGCCTTCGGTATCGAGGGCACCGTGCACCAGGGCCCGGAAGCCGCCGCCGGGGACGTCGCACACCTCCCGGTGCCCGGGTCACAGACCCCCTGCGCGTGCGGCCGTACGGGCTGCCTCCAGGCGACCGCCTCCGACGGGGTCCTCGGCGCCGAGGCCGTGCGCCGCGGAATCGTCCCGGAGCCTTCCGTCAACCTCCTGGTCGACGCCGCCGCCACCGGCGACCCCCGCGCCGACCGGCTGCTGCGCGAACGCGCCCGTACCGTCGGCCGGGCCGCCGCACTGCTCCTCGACGTGTTCAACCCGGCCGTCATGGTGGTCGCCGAGCTGGCCAGCATCCTCCACGACGGCTACCTCGACGAGATCCGGGACGCGGCCGGCGACCGGGACCGCTACGGGCGGCGGATCGTCGCCCCGCAGGCGGGTCCCGCCGTACTCCCGGTAGCCTCCGCGACCGTCCTCCTCGCCCCGCTCTTTCGTGACCCCTCCCGACTCACATGA